CTCGAGTCATCTGGTCCTTTGTCTTTACGGTATTAGCAGTAGTCCTATTTGGCATGCGTAAGGATCTTCTAGCAGATATAAAGTATTTATGGTCACACCAAAAGCATTTCTGGCAGTTGGCAGGAGCATCCTTTGTCATTTCTATGAACTGGTATTTATATATTTGGGCAGTTACACATAACCATTTAATTGAGACCAGCTTAGGCTATTATATTAATCCTCTTCTTTCAGTTATTTTTGGGGTTATCTTCTTTAAAGAGACGCTTAATCGTGCACAATGGGTAGCTACAGGAATTGCCTTTATTGCAGTCATTATTTTAACGATTAACTATGGTTCCGTTCCATGGGTAGCACTGCTTATTGCATTATCCTTCGCCATTTACGGTGTATTGAAAAAGAAAATTTCACTTGATGCCACGAGAGGACTAGCTATAGAAACATTATTTATTTTACCAATTGCATTAGGCTATTACGTCTATCTGTTCACAACGCAGCAAGCTTCATTCTTACATGTCGGTGTAAAAACAGACATCCTGATGATTGTTAGTGGCTTGGTGACAGCTATACCTTTAATTTTATTTGCAAAAGGTGCACAAAATATTCCGCTTTATTTACTAGGCTTTATACAATATGTCTCACCGACTATTGTATTAATTTTAGGAATTGTGTTATATAAAGAGCCGTTTAGTCAGGTAGAGTTAATTGCATTTAGTATTATTTGGGGAGCTTTACTACTGTTTTCTGGCTCGAAAATCATTGAAACGAGAAAGGCTCATCATAAATCTGCTTTTAAGAACTTGTAGAAATTTTCTACAGGTTTTTTCTTTGTTACATTTATGTCAGTTAGCCAAGAGCATAACTCAGTCTTATAAGAAGATGAAAGCACCTTTACTTTTTTTATTGCATATAGTAAGATAATGACAAATTAGATAACAATGAAAAATATTGAGAGGTGCTTTTTGTGAGTGTAGTAGGTTCTAAATAGGAATAATTACATCGAAATAAAATGATTGACGACAGGGGATTTATGGAAAAGTAACCCCCTATTTGGTCATGCGTTTATTTCAATACCTATGAAGATACCTACAATACTTTATAAAGCGTGTAATGCACTGACTAACTTCATGTTGATGAGGTTTTTTCAGGATGCTTATTACATACCCTTTGTAATGTGAAAGCTGTGGTATCCCCGCAGCTTTTTTTTTTAATAAAATCATTGCTATCTAATAATAGGTATCTTCATGAATGATTCTAAAAAATCATAGTGAGGAGCAATTAACAATGAATTATACTACTCTTGAGAAGTTACAATATAATGAATTGAAGGAAAATGTAAAATGCTACTGTGTGAGTGGATTAGGTAAACAGTTATTGGATAAATTAGAGCCAAGTTCTAGCATATCTGTTGTGAGAAATCGATTGAACGAAACGACAGAGGCACGGGCCATTTTAGATGCAGAGGGGCATATTCCTTTTTTAGGCGTAACAAATATTGACAGTACCATCAAAAAGCTTGAAAAAGGGGTTATTTTAGATCCAAGTGAGTTAATAAGCATTTCAGATTTTTTACGTGGATGTCGCAAAATAAAAAAATTTATGTTGGAGAAGGAGTTTTTTGCGCCAGTTCTTGCTTCCTATGCTCTTTCAATGGCTGAATTTAAAAGTGTAGAAGAGGAAATAAATTTTGCGATTAAAGCTAATCGCGTAGATTCAGCAGCTAGTCGAGAACTAAAGCGCATTCGAAACCATATTGATACGACAGAGGAGAAAATTAAAGAACGCTTAACAAAATTTTTAAACAGTAGTGCAAATAAAACCTATATACAGGAATTTTTTATTAGTAAAAAGGATGATCGTTACACAATTCCTATTAAGGCGTCCTATAAAAATCATGTGCAGGGAACAGTGGTGGAAATTTCAGCGAAGGGTGCTACAGTTTTTATAGAACCTAGTGCAGTCGCAAAATTAAATGTAGAGTTGGCGACCCTGAAAGCGGAGGAAGCTATCGAGGAATATCAGATTTTAGCTTCATTATCAGGACTTCTGATGGAAAATATTCGCGAAATCACGATTAATATGGAGTTGATTAGTCAGTATGATATGGTTTTTGCTAAAGCTAAGTATAGCAAGCAAGTAGGAGGCATTGAGCCAAGCTTGAACGAATATGGCACTATCAAATTAATCAATGGGAAGCACCCTTTATTACCAGGAAATGCGGTGCCATTAACGTTTGAAATCGGTCAAGATTACCGAAGCTTGATTATAACAGGGCCTAATGCTGGTGGAAAAACGGTAGTCCTCAAGACGATCGGCCTTTTAACATTGGCAACCATGTCAGGCTTTCATATCGTAGCCGAAAAAGGAACCGAAATAGCTGTATTTGATAATATCTTCGTAGATATTGGTGATAATCAAAGTATTGAAAATGCCCTTAGTACATTTTCATCTCATATGAAAAATCTTTCGGATATTATGATGGCATCGAATAATCATACATTATTACTTTTTGATGAAATTGGCAGTGGGACGGAACCAAACGAAGGAGCGGCATTAGCTATATCTATTTTAGAGGAATTCTATCATATGGGCTGTATAACAGTTGCTACAACCCATTACGGTGAAATAAAACGTTTTTCTGAAATGCATAGTGATTTTATGAATGCGGCTATGCGTTTTAATAGCGAAACATTGGAGCCATTGTATCAATTAATGATTGGTGCCTCTGGCGAAAGTAATGCGCTTTGGATTTCACAGAAAATGAATATTCGCAAAACAGTATTACAGCGTGCGAAGGACTATTTGGACAATAAGGATTACCAGCTAGAAAGGGTTCATGACAGTAAAATTAGAAGGCCCAAGATAGGAAAAGAGGGCACAAAGATGAACCATGAATTTTCCAAAGGGGATCGAGTGAAATTATTAGATTATGATGATGTTGGGCTTGTCTACAAAGAAGTAGATAATTACTGTAATGTTGTCGTGTATTATAAGGAACAGTTTATGGAGGTAAATATTAAGCGTTTGGTATTAGAGCTTTCTGCAACTGAACTATATCCTGAAGATTATGATGTGGAAACATTATTTGTAGACTATAAAGAACGCAAGCTTCAGCATGATATCGATCGTGGCTCAAAAAAAGCTCTACGCAGGATTCAGAAGGAAATGAGAAGGGATAAAAGGTAAGGGGTAGATGGGGTAGAGGAAAATTTCTTTTTTCTCTACCCTTTTTTTAGTAATAAAGTTTCGAATTTATTAAATTTAAATGAGCACTATATAATTCACAATAGGTCATTTTTATTACACAGTGTCAATCTGTCCCTTAATGGAATAATAGGTTTCTTCAATTTTTTGCTTATACGGAAGATCGATTAAATCCTGTGAATCCATATAGGCCATTTTTGCAATTTCATAGGCTGTTGTTAACTCACCAAAATGTGCATAACAGAGTGCCTTATAGGAGAAGCATTCATTAAAGCCTAAAATGTCAAATGGATGTAGGAAGAATGATGGGATGTTTGTAAAATGTGCAAAAGCTTCCTTAGCTTCTTCGTATCGACCTAGCAAATATAAGGATTTACCTTTTTCACAATAATATAGGTTTTTATCAAATTTGATGGCTCCCATATCCATAAGTGGACGAAAACGCTCTATTTCCTCTAGTGCCTTTTCATAATCATGGGTGTAATTGTTATAATAGTGAGCTCGTAATGTGAAAATAAAGGCATCCACATCCGCTTGTTCCACAAAAACACGATATTGCTCTAGCTTTGTTATCAAATGCTCTGTTTGTTCGAAATCATTGTCAACCATGGCACAAAACGCTGCTATACGATACATATCATCAATATAATAATAAAATTGGTTTTTATGTGCATTGGCAATTGACTCTTTAACAAGTTGCTTACCTGCTTCATATTCTCCGATAGCTAATTGAAAAATGCTAATATAATAAGCCATTTTCCCAGCATCTCGTGAATCAAGTTGATAATTTTCCTGCTCAGCCTCTTCCTTAGCCTGTAAGATACAGGAATAAGCCATATTATAGTTTCGACCTTCCATGAATACAGCTGATTGTATAACGTAGGTTTCAAACCAATGACTCAGTAAATTAATTTCTTTAAATATAAAGCGTGCACGATTGAGTGGCGATTCCCATGTCGTTATGCCTGCTTGATATTGTGCTACCGCGTAAATATACAGTAAACGACCTGCTTCATAGCTAAGTGGGAGCTCTTCTACATAAGGCTTAATCATCTCTATAGTTTGTTCCAGATTTTTTGTATCACCAAGCTGTATTTGTGCATAAAAAATTTCCACCCGCTCTAAAAGATGTCGTATTGTAGATGGTGCTATTTCTTCAAGTAATTCACTTGCTTTTACCCCTAAACGCTCCGCGATATAGTCAAGGCTTTCCATCGAGGGCTTAGCCTTATCATTTTCAATTTGACTTAGCATTCCTTTTGTAAGACGATCGCCAGCAAGAGCCTCTAATGTAAATTTTCGTTCCTTTCTTAAATTGCGAATTCGTGTACCTAAAGAGTTCACTGCCTCGCCTCCTTTATTTATAACATAACCTTTGTTTAATTATATTAAACTTTCTCTTGCGTGAAAAGTAGAAGTTATGCTATATTTTGTTTAATAAAATTAAACTTTTAATTTTTATTAAAAATTTGGAGGGTTTTAGAATGGATGAAGCAGCAAAATATAAAAAAGCAACCTATCATTTATGGACATTTACAGCCAGCAAATTGATAGCGATGCTAGGGACAAATGTGCTATCCTTTGGGATTAGTTTGTATATCTTAGCCATGACGGGGTCTGCAACAAGCTTTGCGACCAACATGATATGTTCAGTATTACCGCGAGCACTTGTTGCACCTATAGCTGGCCATGTTGCTGATAATTACCCGAAAAAACGTACAATTCTACTTGCACAAGCAGGAACGATTTTAACAGTAGGGGGCTTACTGCTCTACACAGAAACAGTAGGGATGTCGGTTTATGCTATTTATGTAGCAACAGTTGTTAATACGATTTGCTCCGCTTTTTCAGGTGTAACATTTTCATCAGCTATCGCAACATTGGTCAATCCAGAGCGATTACAGCGTGCCATATCATTTAACCAATTATCAGTGTCAGTTGCTGCAATAGGGGGGCCTATAATCGGGGGAATGATGTATGGTTTTTTCTCAATGAAAGTATTTTTAATAATCAATATGATTGCCTATTCAATTGCTTTTCTCTTGGAGGCAACGATGAACTTCACCCTTTATAGTACAAGAGATGGAGATGTGAAAAAGGAAAAGATTTGGGAAGGGCTTACTAGTGGCTTTCGTTACATTAAGCAGCAAAAGGTTATTAAAACCGTAATGTGGATGTCATTATGGATTAATTTATTCTTCTCTGCCATTGTTGTTGGTGGGACTTATATTATTATTGAATTACTAAAAGTAAAATCTACACATTTTGGCTTTATCGAGGCTTCTGGTGCTTTTGGTATGCTCATTGCCTCCGTTTATTTTGCGACAAGGGCAGAGGTTAAAGTACCGTTACGTTTTTCTAAAATCAGTTTATTGCTGCTAGCAAGTAGTTTGAGCTTAGCCGTATTACCATTATTGATGAAATTATCGTATTTAACGATTGTGATTTTTTATATTGTGATTTACTTTATTTTTGCAATCTTTGAAATGGGTATTAATATGCCTATTGGTGTTTATATGCAAAAGCTAATATCAGAGGAATATCGAGGACGTGTATTTGGGTTAATGGAAACGATGGCTATGTCGATGATGCCAATTGGTATGTTGGTGTATGGCATCCTGTACGATACATTACCAGCAACGGCGATTTTACTCTCTACTAGTGCGATTATTGTGACGATTACATTGGTTTTGCTCCGAACTTCTGTCTTAAAAGAAGCACACCCAGAATTTTATAATAAAGAAATTGTAACGGAGAGTGTAACAAATTAATTCGCCTTTTTATTAAGTAATACAAAAAATAACCAGACATTCTGAAATTAATAGAATGTCTGGTTTATCTTTTCAACTAATCTAAATGATAGTACCAACTTCTAAGTATCTGCATCCTGAATAAAAATTAGTAGCGATAGTGCCAAAAATTACTGATCTTCAATGACGATGTATGTAGCTTTAATAGGTCCGTGTACACCTACAATCAGAATCATTTCGATATCAGCAGAGTTACTTGGTCCTGTAATAAAGTTGATACAGGAGGCGATTTGCTCTCCATCTCTTATTTTTTCACGAATGAAGCGGGCGGCTTGTGTCATACGTGGAACAATTGTACTTTTAGGAATTAAAATAATGGATTTCTCCGGTAAGAAGCTAACAGATCTACCTTTATTCTTGCTACTAAAAAGTACAGCAGTTCCTGATTCAGCTAATGTTATTTCACTTATGGTAATGCCGATATTTGCTTTTTCAGCCTGCCGAATATTTTCCTCATGCTGTGCCGAGTTCCATTCATAAAGTTGAATGCCCATTTGTGACCAGTGCTCTGTCATAAATAATGTTAGGCCATAACGTTCAAAACGCTCATCTCTCCATGTAACTACTGAACGACGTCCATAATTATCTACGACTTTTTGTAAATCCTTCGAAAGATTAGCTGTATTTGTTAAAATAATGTCTGTATGAATATTTTTACATTGCTCCACCAAAACCTCTACTAATTCATCTTTTGTTGCATCCTTTAGCACTCTCCCTTGTGGCTGATATTGCCATATAGGTTGTGTAAGCTCAGTTTTGGGTGCACGTCCAAGCTGCTGAGCGATTTTTGATAAAAAGGCATCTCTATTTTCTATGGTACCTATCATCACTGCTCTCCTCCTTTAGAACGTTGCTTCAGCCAGTTTCTAAATTTATTTTTATTTGGTGCTGGAAAATCTCTTGTCTCGGTCCATGCTTTTAATGGACCAGGGCCATTTGAGATTTTATTGTCTTTAGTAAATGGCGACATTGTAGGTGAGGCCATTTTTGCTGCCATTTTATAAAGGGTAGGGGAGGAGGCACCTAGACCAAAAGCCTTCATGAGTAATTTTTCAGAAACAGGTGCTCTTCCTTCGTTTTCCACAATTACTTGACGATGCCGATGAATAAGCTGATGTAATGGAATTTTCACAGGACAAGCCTCTGTACATGCCCCACACAGTGTGGAGGCATATGGTAACTCCTTAAAATCATCGTAGCCACCTAATAATGGAGAAAGTACAACACCCACAGGTCCTGAATAGATGGAGCCGTACGTATGACCACCAACATGACGATAAACAGGACATGCATTGACACATGCTGCACAGCGAATACATTGTAGAATTGACTGGAATTCGCCTCCTAAAATATCGGAGCGCCCATTATCAACAATAACTAAATGGAATTCCTCAGGACCATCTGTATCTCCTTCTTCTTTTATCCCCGTTAAAGTTGTAATATAGCTAGTAAGCTTTTGTCCAACAGCGCTTCTTGTTAATAAACTGACAAGTACCTCCATCTCTTCAAAAGTGGGAACAATTCGTTCCATGCCCATAACTGTAATTTGAGTTTTTGGCAGGGCAGTCACTAAATCTGCGTTACCTTCATTTGTAACAAGTGTGATAGAGCCGCTCTCTGCAATGGCAAAATTACAGCCTGTGATGCCAATATCAGCAGTCAAATACTCTTTACGAAGTTTTTCACGGACATAGAGGGCAAGCTCCTCTGGTTTTTCAGTTTTATCATAGCCTTGCTTTTCTTTAAAGACGTCTCTAATCTGCTCCTTATTTTTATGCAAGGCTGGAACAACGATGTGGGATGGCGGCTCATGATCATCCACCTGCAAAATGTATTCACCTAAATCTGTCTCAATAACTTCACAACTAAGCTCTTCTAACACAGTATTTAAGTTGATTTCTTCTGTAACCATTGATTTAGATTTTACGATTTTCTTAGCATTTTTCTTTTTTGCAATGCCTCGAATATAGTCTGTAGCTTCTTTTGCAGTTTGCGCAAAGTAAACATGACCACCTCTTTGTGCAACATTTTCACTCAACTGATACAAGTAAAAATCTAAGTTTGCTAGTACATGCTTGCGAATTTCTTCACCATGAGAGCGCCATTCCTCCCAATGACCAAGCTCTTCAGCCTGTGTAAGTCGACGTGTTTGAAAGCGTTCCTGTGCACTTGACACAGCTCCACGCATAAATGTATTGTCTAACTCCTTTGTTACTCGATCATTAAATAGATCGTCACTAGTTTTCATGGCCATTGCTATTACCCCCTTTGATCTATTGGCAATTTAATACTTCTGCAATATGCATCACTTTAATTGGCTTTCCCTGTCGATTAATTCGACCGCCAATATTGATTAAACAACCAGCATCAGCGCCAATTAGGATATCTGCTTCTGTCTGTTCCACATCGTGTACTTTTTCAGTAACCATTTCTCCTGAGATGTTGCCCATTTTTACTGAAAAGGTCCCACCAAATCCGCAACAGCGATCTTTTCCTGGCAATTCCACATACTGTAAACCTTTCACTTGACGTAATAATTTAAGTGGTGCTTCTTTTACTCCAAGTAGACGGGTCATATGGCAGGAGGTATGATAAGTAGCTGTGCTTTCTAAATGGGCTCCTACATTCTCAATCTTTAATACATTGACAATAAATTCAGTAAATTCATAGGTTTTATCTGCTAATGCTTGTGCTTTTTGTTCCCAAATAGGGTCCCCCTGAAAAACTTCTGGATATTCCTTAAACATATACGCACAGGATCCTGAAGGGGAGACCACATATTCAGCATGTTCAAAGGCTGAAATCATTTTTTTCATGGCATTTTTAGATTCCTTTACGTAGCCGCTATTATAGGCTGGCTGTCCGCAGCAAATTTGATTTTCTGGAAAGTCAATATCACAGCCAAGTCTTTCAAGTACTTCAACAACAGCTTTTCCTACATCCCCTTGAAACATATCAACTAAACAAGTGGCAAATAGTGAAACTTTCATGTTTATCGCTCCTTTTAATGTATCTCCAAGATATAAACATTTACTAAGTGAGAGAATCACTATCGATCTAATGACGATTGAGCTCTTCTCTAAATGAAACAATTCCCTTTAATCATAATTCAACTGGTCATCTGATGATTTTAATGAGGGAAATAGATTGTTTTTATAATACTACAACTTTTTACATGAGTAAAAGTGTTTATCAAAAATTTCCAAAAAAATTTTAAAGCTGCCTATAATTAGGCAGCTACTGTTATTTCATTGATTCAGTTGTTTCAAAATATTGCATTAAAATCTTTTCCACATTTCTTAAATGGGAAGCCATAGCATGCTTTGCTAGCTCTTCATTTTGCTGTTTAATGGCAAGGAAGATTTGCATATGCTCATCGTATAGCTGTTCACTTGTTGTTTTTTTAGAATATAGCCAAATCCGACGTGTCTCTTTCATCGTTTCAATCATTAATCCTGAGACTTGATCTAATATAGTTGCAAGTAGGGGATTTTGAGAAGCTTTTGAAATGGCCGCGTGAAATTGGAAATCCACTTTTTCACCTAGCTCGCCATCTCCTTGTACACGTTTCATTTCATCCAATATTTGAATCATTGCTTGAATGTCTTCGTCCGTTCGATGGATAGCTGCACTTGCAGCAGCACCTACTTCAATGATTTTACGTACTTCTAGCAAATGGGAGACATCTTGTTTATTTGTTAAAATCGCTGTCGATAGTGGAAAATCGAGTTGGCTAGGCTGAATGCTTTTAACAAATGTTCCTGAGCCCTGTTTAATTTCAATTAATCCCATAGCCTTTAAAGCAGAAAGTGCCTCTCTTATAGCAGATCTACTTACCTGTAATTGCTCTGCAAGCTGTTCAACAGAGTCAAGACGATCACCAGGTTTCAGTGCCCCTGCTCTGATTTTTTCGTAAAGGATTTCAGATACTTCCTCATATATTTTTTTCGGTTTAATTTTTCTTAATTCCAAGGAGCTACACCTCATTTATGCTCAATCATACCTTTATTATACATGAAGAAAAGTAATTTACTTACCCTTTAACGTGAATACTTTGTGTAATAGCAATATGGCGAATTTTAAGATTTTGGGAAAATATTGAATTAAGAAAATACAGATAATATCATTCGGTCATCGGATGACCTAATTTTCTGTTGTTTAACAAAAGGTGGGATAATTTGAAGGTTTATTACAATAATATGTGAGCGTTAGTGTATTTCTTATGCAAGAAGCTATTTCTACAATAATGGAACGAAATCGACAGAAAAATCAATAGTAGAAAACAGCTTGCAATGTAAAGCCTTTTGGGTATCCTGACCTGAGAGGGGGAAAAATACTCGATTAATAGCGTGCGTAAAAGTGAATTTGGGATTTAACATTTACACAAAATTCACAGCTGTTGGAGATAGTCATGGGGGATCAGCATCTGTAGCGGTAAAAAATGAAGAGGTGTATGGCGGGTTAACGACGCTATTTGTGTCTTAACTGTTGCTGTTTTTGCCTTAAAGTATCTTTATCAACAGCTAATATGGCTATTTTTCAAGGAGCGATTTTATGGGCTAGTACCAATTGGTTAGATTATTTTATCCCCTGTTTTCATATAGGGGGGCTACAAATGTGAAGGCATGGCCCCCGTTTATTATACTAACGCTATTTATTTTGTTTCCGTGGATTCTAACGATTAAAAGTGCACTTACAGGACATTAAGAAGGCGTAAATATGATACTCAAAGATGTAAATGTCTTTGGACAAGCTCTAATATTTATGTCTGAAGACCTTCCTTACATAATCAAGTATTGAATGGTACAATTTACAATAGCTACTACGGTTTTAAAAAATGGAAAATTCTGTTTGTAGAAATAACGCGAATTTTGTTGACAGATAATGCAAGTGAAGGGCATAATGCATAGGTACACGAGCAATTATCTTTATAATTACTGAGGCTGATTGTGAAATTGTGCATAAGATTATAAGGATAATTCACTTTTTTAACACTTTATTGCCATGAAACGTTCACAATCAGGAAGGGCGCATTTTACAGTGTTTTTTGGTACGATGGATGCAGTAACTGTAAGGAGCGATTAAAAAATATGGGAACAGATATTAACGTATTTTTAGCTTTTGGTGCAGGGTTTTTGAGTTTTATTTCTCCATGTACCCTTCCATTGTATCCAGCATTTTTATCATACATAACGGGTATGACTTTAGATGAGCTAAAATCTGAACGAGGTATGATGCAAAAGCGTGCAGTTTTTCACACCTTGTTCTTTTTACTAGGATTTTCAATTATCTTTATTATGATAGGACTAGGAGCATCATTAGCAGCAGAGTTCTTCCTTAATTATCAAACCTTATTACGTCAGGTTGGGGCTATTTTAATCGTCGTATTTGGTTTAATGATTGTAGGTTTACTACAAATTGACTTTTTAATGAGGGATCGTAAATTCCAATTTAAAAATAGACCATCAGGTTATTTGGGGTCCGTTCTAATCGGAATAGCCTTTGCAGCTGGTTGGACACCATGTACAGGTCCAATTTTAGCGTCGATTATAATGTTAGCTAGTACAAACCCTGGTGCAGGCTTTAGCTATATGCTTGCTTATTATTTAGGCTTTGCGATTCCATTCTTCGTGTTATCATTCTTTATTTCACGTATGACTTGGATTCGAACACACAGCCAAAAAATAGTGAAAATCGGTGGTTATATAATGATTGCCGTTGGGATATTGTTATTCTTTGATGGGTTAACATATATTACACGCTTGTTACAGCCTATTTTCGGTGGATTTACGGGCTTCTAATCTGCTAAACTAAAGAGGCATACCGTACTTTAACGTGGAGGGAGATGAACAGATGCCTACAGTTTTGGTAGTGGATGATACGCTATTTATGCGTGTTGCCATAAGTAATATGTTTACGGAATGGGGTTATGAGGTAGTCGGCAAGGCTGCCAATGGGAAGGAAGCTGTGGCGATGTATCGAGAGTTACAACCAGATCTTGTCACGATGGATGTAACGATGCCCGTTATGACAGGTATTGCGGCAGTAAAAACAATCATCCCTGAATTCCCAAATGCAAAAATAATTATGATTACAGCTTTAGGCCAACAAAAATTAATTGTGGAAGCAATTGAAAGTGGTGCGAAAGATTTTATCACAAAACCATTTGAGCCAGAAAGATTGAAATCTGTAGTTGATCAATTGCTTGGACAAAATTGTTAATTTGACATTAGAGGAGGATTTTTTTATGTTAAGCAATATCCCTTCTCACTATTATGTTATAGGTTCGACCATAATGGCCATTTTAATGGGTAGCTTTGTCATGGTAATACGGATGAGAGCATCCAAAAAACCAACAAATGAGAAGAAAATTATCATTCCACCTATCGCAATGTCTTCAGGTGCGTTAATGTTTTTATTTGAACAATTCCGTGTACCGCCTATGCAAATTTTAGAGGCGTCAGCAGTCGGAATGGTGTTCTCAACAATACTAATTGCTACTTCAAAATTTGAAGTAAAGGGACAAGATATTTATTTAAAACGTTCAAAAGCCTTCGTTTTTATTTTAATTGGGCTATTAGTGTTCCGAGTTGTGGCGAAAATGATATTAAGTAGCTCCATTGATGTTGGTGAGTTAGCAGGAATGTTTTGGATTTTAGCCTTTGCCATGTTAGTTCCTTGGCGAATTGCCATGCTTGTTCAATTTATCAAAGTCAAAAAAACCATTCCGCTTAAAAATTTGTAAAGAAAAGCCTACACTAGTGTTTAGTGCAGGCTTTTTATCGTTTTGGGGGACAGATAGACATCATTGGACTGATATCACTAACGAAACGACGGATAGAACT
This genomic stretch from Lysinibacillus pakistanensis harbors:
- a CDS encoding FadR/GntR family transcriptional regulator, giving the protein MELRKIKPKKIYEEVSEILYEKIRAGALKPGDRLDSVEQLAEQLQVSRSAIREALSALKAMGLIEIKQGSGTFVKSIQPSQLDFPLSTAILTNKQDVSHLLEVRKIIEVGAAASAAIHRTDEDIQAMIQILDEMKRVQGDGELGEKVDFQFHAAISKASQNPLLATILDQVSGLMIETMKETRRIWLYSKKTTSEQLYDEHMQIFLAIKQQNEELAKHAMASHLRNVEKILMQYFETTESMK
- a CDS encoding cytochrome c biogenesis CcdA family protein; translation: MGTDINVFLAFGAGFLSFISPCTLPLYPAFLSYITGMTLDELKSERGMMQKRAVFHTLFFLLGFSIIFIMIGLGASLAAEFFLNYQTLLRQVGAILIVVFGLMIVGLLQIDFLMRDRKFQFKNRPSGYLGSVLIGIAFAAGWTPCTGPILASIIMLASTNPGAGFSYMLAYYLGFAIPFFVLSFFISRMTWIRTHSQKIVKIGGYIMIAVGILLFFDGLTYITRLLQPIFGGFTGF
- a CDS encoding response regulator gives rise to the protein MPTVLVVDDTLFMRVAISNMFTEWGYEVVGKAANGKEAVAMYRELQPDLVTMDVTMPVMTGIAAVKTIIPEFPNAKIIMITALGQQKLIVEAIESGAKDFITKPFEPERLKSVVDQLLGQNC
- a CDS encoding CcdC family protein, giving the protein MLSNIPSHYYVIGSTIMAILMGSFVMVIRMRASKKPTNEKKIIIPPIAMSSGALMFLFEQFRVPPMQILEASAVGMVFSTILIATSKFEVKGQDIYLKRSKAFVFILIGLLVFRVVAKMILSSSIDVGELAGMFWILAFAMLVPWRIAMLVQFIKVKKTIPLKNL